A single Paenibacillus sp. FSL R5-0517 DNA region contains:
- a CDS encoding adenylosuccinate synthase, which yields MSTVVVVGTQWGDEGKGKITDYLAESADVVARYQGGNNAGHTILIDNKKYKLTMIPSGIFYTDKACVIGNGMVINPKALIEEINYIHDNDFTTKNLSISERAHIILPYHMVLDALEEESKGPNKIGTTGKGIGPCYMDKSARIGIRMVDLLDAEDFELKLRHLVKEKNRVIEQVYGGQPVDVEEILRDYLEYAEILRPYVRDTSVVLNEYIDENKKVLFEGAQGVMLDLDQGTYPFVTSSNPSAGGVCIGSGVGPARIQQVIGVAKAYTTRVGDGPFPTELHDAIGDQIRETGHEYGTVTGRPRRVGWFDSVVVRHARRVSGITGLSLNSLDVMTGLETVKICTGYKFRGEVITHYPASLKMLAECEAVYEEMPGWSEDITGAKKLEDLPVNTQNYVKRVSELTGIPIAIFSVGRNREQTNQVLPIYE from the coding sequence ATGTCAACGGTAGTTGTAGTGGGAACGCAATGGGGAGACGAAGGAAAAGGTAAAATCACGGATTATTTGGCGGAGAGCGCTGATGTGGTGGCTCGTTATCAAGGTGGTAACAACGCGGGTCATACAATTCTGATTGATAACAAAAAATATAAACTGACGATGATTCCATCAGGGATTTTCTACACGGATAAAGCGTGTGTTATTGGTAACGGAATGGTTATCAACCCGAAGGCACTCATCGAAGAAATTAATTATATTCATGACAATGATTTTACAACGAAGAACCTGTCCATCAGTGAGCGTGCACATATCATCCTGCCATATCACATGGTACTGGATGCACTGGAAGAAGAGAGCAAAGGCCCGAACAAAATTGGTACGACTGGCAAAGGAATTGGCCCATGTTACATGGACAAATCAGCTCGTATCGGTATTCGAATGGTTGACCTGCTGGATGCTGAAGATTTCGAACTGAAACTGCGTCACCTGGTCAAAGAAAAAAACCGCGTCATTGAGCAAGTCTATGGCGGTCAGCCTGTTGATGTGGAAGAGATTCTGCGAGATTACCTCGAATATGCAGAAATTCTGCGTCCTTATGTACGTGATACATCCGTTGTTCTGAACGAATATATTGATGAGAACAAAAAAGTATTGTTCGAAGGCGCACAAGGCGTGATGTTGGATCTTGACCAAGGAACTTATCCATTTGTTACATCATCCAATCCGTCCGCAGGTGGCGTATGTATCGGGTCTGGCGTAGGCCCAGCTCGTATTCAGCAAGTTATTGGGGTAGCCAAAGCCTACACAACTCGTGTAGGAGATGGCCCATTCCCTACGGAATTGCATGATGCGATCGGCGACCAAATCCGTGAGACGGGACATGAGTATGGTACGGTAACTGGACGTCCACGTCGTGTGGGTTGGTTCGATAGTGTTGTTGTTCGTCACGCGCGTCGTGTTAGTGGTATTACAGGTCTGTCCCTGAACTCTCTGGACGTAATGACGGGTCTGGAAACCGTAAAAATCTGCACAGGATACAAATTCCGCGGCGAGGTTATCACACACTATCCGGCAAGCCTCAAAATGCTGGCTGAATGTGAAGCGGTATACGAAGAGATGCCAGGCTGGAGCGAAGATATCACTGGAGCGAAGAAACTTGAAGACCTGCCAGTGAACACGCAGAATTATGTAAAACGTGTTTCCGAACTGACGGGCATTCCAATTGCGATCTTCTCCGTTGGTCGTAACCGTGAGCAAACGAATCAAGTTCTTCCAATCTACGAGTAA